AAGCGGTATGTAAACCGCGAAAATCAAGAGTAGCTTGTTGATAACTGAGAAAGTTTTTGAGGGTTAATTGTCGAGGAATCATAAGGAATAAGGAATTAGTACTTATGAACTACTATAACATTCTCTCCAAGAATAACAACCAAAAAGAGTACAAAAACGATTATAATTAAGTTTTGGATTTAGCAAAAGTCCAAGTCTTTGGAAGTTCGACAACCCGAAAATGAAGCAACGACAAGAAAGACGATTTGACTACGTTAAAATAGGATTAGCCTCCCCAGAAAGGATCAGACAGTGGGGAGAAAGAACATTACCCAATGGGATTGTAGTAGGTGAGGTCACTACTCCAGAAACGATTAACTATCGTACCCTTAAACCAGAAATGGATGGGTTATTCTGTGAGAAAATTTTTGGACCATCCAAAGATTGGGAGTGCTGGTGTGGTAAATATAAGCGGGTAAGACACAAAGGGATTGTGTGTGAACGCTGTGGAGTAGAGGTAACCGAATCGCGGGTACGTCGTCATCGTATGGGCTATATAAAACTAGCTGCTCCTGTGACTCACGTCTGGTATCTCAAAGGGATTCCTAGTTATCTAAGTATCTTACTAGATATGCCACTCAGGGATGTAGAGCAGATAGTTTATTTCAACTCTTATGTAGTTTTAGATCCTGGTAATGCTGATAATTTAACGGCTAAACAATTATTGACAGAGGATCAATGGCAAGAAATTGAAGAGCAAATTTATGCTGAAGATTCTACTCTAGAAGGTATAGAGGTTGGTATTGGAGCAGAAGCGATACAACAATTATTAGCAGAAATTGATCTAGAGTCAGAAGCAGAAAAACTGCGGGAAGAAATTATTGATAGTAAAGGTCAGAAAAAAGCAAAATTAATTAAAAGACTCAGGGTAATTGATAATTTTATCGCTACTGGTTCTTTACCTGAATGGATGGTACTATCAGTGATTCCTGTGATTCCTCCTGATTTGCGTCCCATGGTACAACTCGATGGTGGACGTTTTGCTACTTCTGATTTAAATGATCTCTATCGTCGGGTAATTAATCGTAATAACCGTTTAGCTCGTCTCCAAGAAATTCTTGCTCCTGAAATTATCGTCCGTAATGAAAAACGGATGCTTCAAGAGTCTGTAGATGCGTTAATCGATAACGGAAGAAGGGGAAGAACCGTTGTTGGGGCTAATAATCGTCCTCTGAAATCTCTCTCAGATATTATCGAGGGTAAACAAGGTCGTTTCCGTCAAAACCTCTTAGGTAAAAGGGTTGACTATTCGGGACGTTCGGTTATCGTAGTAGGTCCTAAACTGAAAATCTATCAGTGTGGTTTACCTAGAGAGATGGCGATCGAGTTATTCCAACCTTTTGTCATTCATCGTCTAATTCGCTTGAATGAGGTTAATAACATCAAAGCGGCGAAAAAGATGATTCAACGCAATGATCCTAAAATTTGGACGGTTTTAGAGCAGGTAATTACTGGTCACCCTGTTTTACTCAATCGTGCTCCTACTCTACACCGTTTAGGTATCCAAGCTTTTGAACCTATTTTAGTAAATGGTCGTGCGATTCAGCTACACCCTCTAGTCTGTCCACCTTTTAACGCGGATTTTGACGGTGACCAAATGGCGGTACACGTACCCCTATCTCTAGAATCTCAAGCAGAAGCGCGTCTGTTGATGATGGCTTGTCATAACATTCTTTCTCCTGCAACGGGACGTCCGATTATTGCTCCTTCTCAAGATATGGTCTTGGGTTGTTATTATTTAACCGCGGAAAATCCTAAAGCCGTTAAGGGTGAAGGTCGCTATTTTGCTAATCTTGAAGATGGGATTAAAGCCTATGAACAGGGGGTTTTAGATTTACATACCTACATCTGGGTAAGATATGACGACGAGGTGCAAACTGATAAGCCTGATAATGAAGTACTCCAAACGGAAACTCTAGAAGATGGAACGGTTTGGAAACATTACCGTTTACGTAAGGTTAGGGAAACTGCTGACGGGGAGACGATCGCTCAGTATATCAAGACTACCCCAGGTCGGATTATCTATAATAAAACTATCTTGGATGCTCTTGTTTTCTAGAATCTAACATCCTCCCCACCCTTCTCTGAATCAGGGAAGGGTTCGGAGTTTTTGCAGTCAAAAAACCGAGCGATCGCTCAAAAAAAGAACTTTTCCTCAACCAAAGTTAGCATATATAGCAGTAGCCACCGAGTCACCGAGACAGTAGCCAGGAGGCAAACGATTACTAAGTATAGGTTTCACGATTGTAGAATGTCAAACACCATAGCGCGTACTGCTATAAATACTGGTGCAATATCCAAGTAATAACGCAATTATGTTTAATCGCATTGTAAGTTTTATTCTCACTATCGTAATTACCTTTACTCTAGTTTTAAGTTTACATAACTCAACTCAAGCACAAATACTACCAGTCAACCCAGGAAATGGCAATAATCAAGAGAAAGTATCTAGTTTACCTTGGTGGAGTTTGAATCGTTCTTTTGTTTGTGGTAGATTTTGGTGTAGCAATATTTATATATATAATGTTAATAATTTTAGTCCAGAATTAACCCTCGCTGTACCTTTTACTAGAGATGAATCTACCTTACAAGCACAACTAGAGGTTGAATCTAGATCTCAATTGGTGCAAAAGACTTTTAGTCAAGTTTTGTCTAATCTACTTCAATCACAGTCTCGTCGTGACCTGATTATACCTGAAAGCAACTGGCGATTTTGGTTACCTAATTTCCCTAAACCTGAACATCCTTTCACACCTCAAGTCGAAATAGGATTACAGAATAATCAAACAGTTATTTTTGTCCCCACACAACCAGAATTAAGTCTCACTCAACAAGATTTAGTTACCGTTACAGACATAGACGCTCGCGCTAATGGTAAATCTATCGAAGAATTAGCCTCTGTTTGGCGTAATAATCTCCGCTATTCTATGAGTCAAAGACTATGGGGATATACCTTTAATGCTAATTATCCTGGAATACGTCTAGTTATGCTTTTGGCGATCGCTGTTGTCGCTATTTTAATCATTTGCTTAATTACTTATCTCAAAAGTATCCTCAAAAATTGGGAGAAAATTCTCAAAAAAGAGCAAGATAAATTAACCAACTTTTTAACTAAAAATTATGAAAATCTGCAACAAAAAACTTCAGAATTGATGGTCTATAATACTCCTGATGTTTTATTTAAAAAACAAAGTAAAATTATCCAAACCAGAAATATTATTCAATTATTTTTAAGGATTTTATTTTGGATACAATTTAGTATCTTATTATTGAGTTTATCCTTGATGACTATCGTTTTTGCTGACTCGAGATTTTTCTATAGATTATTCCTAGGACAAGCGATATTTCTACCAGCTTTATGGGCGTTAATTAGCTTAGGAGATAAAGCCTTGGCTATGATTATTCAATATTATTTAAATCAATGGGCTATGATAGCTCAAAAATATAACCCTCTGTCTAATCGTTATACTCTCAGAGTTAAAACCTATTCTAGAGCCTTAAAAAGTGCTACTGGATTTTTATTGAATTTCTTAGGACTTTATCTAACTACAATATTTTTAGGTATAGATTTAAGCTTCTATGCTAGCGCAGGTGCAGTAGCAGTAGTATTAGCTTTTCTTTCTCGGAACTTAATCGAAAGTATGCTCAGTGGAGCATTAATTTTATGGTATGATTCTTACGCAGTAGGCGATATTATCGAGATAGAAGGCAACACAGGAGTTGTCGAAGACATTAATCTATACGCTACCTCTTTAAGAAATTTAAGTGGCGAATTAATTGTTATTCCTAATCGCAGTATTAATATTTTAATAAACAAAACCAAAGATTGGTCAAGAGTTGACTTTACTATTGAAATTAATTATGATGCAGACAGTGAAAAAGCTATGGCGATTTTAGAACAAGTCGCCGAAGAATTGCGCCAAGAACCACAATGGCGTGAGCGAATATTAGAGTCTCCTGAAATCTTAGGTGTTGATGGTCTTTCTCATCAAGGAATAATCATTAGGTTATTAATTAAAACCGCTCCCAAAGAACAATGGAACGTAGAAAGAGAATTTCGTTTACGGGTTAAACAAGCTTTTGATGAGGCTAATATTAATGTCGGTGTTCCCCAATATAAAATAGTCCAAAATATTGCTAAGGAAATGGGGAAGAGGGAATAATATCGAATGAAAAATAAAATGCTAAAAATGAGTTAGGTATTAGGTGTTAGGTGTTCCCTTCTGTTATATTTTTAGCTTTCTTTTATCCCATTTGATATAGCGCTACGTGCAAGGCACTCATGCACTCTCGCACTCTTGCAAGAGTAGATTAGCACTCGGTTTCATAACTTGAAAATGTCCTAAGCACAACGCGTACTGCTATAATTAATGTACTATATTGACAAACAAAAAAAACACTGTACAGTGTAAAAGTCAAATAAATACAATTTATTACAAAAATGAATAAAAAGACTTGGCTCAATAGCTTGATTCTCGGTTGTTTGATTTCGGCTAGCGCCAATGTAGCTCAAGCAGCGACTTTAACTGCTACTCCCACTCCTACTAATGATTTCTTTTCTTCTTTTACAATAGAATTTGATGACGCAAACAATAACGGGATTCTTGATAGCAATGAAATATCATTACCTTTAGGACAGCCCGATTTTAGTGGTGTGACTACTACTAGTTCGATCTTTTACACTCAGGTAACTGAAATTGCTAATATAACAGGAATAACGCAAGGATTTAGTTTCGATGTCTGGGTTTTTCCAAACCCTAATGGTATTGGTTCGTCTGTTCAACAGGCAAGCTTGTGGAATTACGAAATAACAGGTGATAATATTATACCCGAACCGTTAACTATTCTTGGTACTGGTTTAGTAGCAGGATTTTTACCTTTGTTAAAGAGACAAAAAAAATCATAAATTAATTTCTTTCCTAGGGGGCGCTCATGAAAAGCGCCCTAATTGATCTAAAATAATTTCTATGGTGCATTAAAGTATCAGTTGACCAAATTTGGCTTAACTGGTTCAATAGTACTTAAAAAACAACCATGGAAAAAGCCCTAGGTACAGTTATACAAGGTTCATTAAGTCAAGGTTTAGAAGTAAGATTAAATCCCGATATATCTGTAGAAGATATGCGAGTTGGTAAATTTTTAGTAGTTCAAGGGGTACGTTCTCGCTTTTTTTGTCTTCTTACTGATGTTTGTTTGGGTACATCTAATCCTCGTATTAACGCTAATCCACCTAGTCCTAATGATACCTTGTTACAACAAATTTTAGCAGGGAGTGGCACTTATGGCACGATCGAACTCTCCCCGATGTTAATGTTAACCCTTCAAGATCAAACAGACAAATCATTTCAGCAGAAAACACCAACAGATACTAGTTTAGCTTCTTTTACTCCTCACACCAATACTAATCTACAATTAATGCCAGTTAAAACGATTCCTAGTCATTTTAGTCAAGTTTATGACGCTAGTGAACAAGATTTTCGCCTCGTTTTTGGTTGGGAAGATGATCCGATTCATTGTAACTTTGCTATTGGTCAACCTTTAGATATGGATGTTCCCGTCTGTCTAGACTTAGAACGCTTTGTCGAACGTAGTAATGGTGTATTTGGTAAATCAGGTACGGGTAAATCTTTTTTGACTCGCTTATTGATTTCGGGAATTATTCGTAAACAAGCAGCAGTAAATCTGATGTTTGATATGCACTCAGAATACGGTTGGGAAGCAATTAACGAAGGTAAACAATTTAGTACAGTAAAAGGATTGCGTCAACTATTTCCAGGAGAAGTAGAAATCTATACCCTAGATCCTGATTCTACTAAACGTCGTGGGGTAAAAGATGCACAAGAATTATTTCTCAGTTTGGATCAAATTGAAATCGAAGATATTCGTTTAGTTGGTTATGAGTTGGGAATATCTGAAGCGAGTTTAGATAACGCTAATATCCTCGAGGCCGAATTTGGCAAATCCTGGATTAATCAATTATTGAATATGACTAATGAAGATATCCAGATGTTTTGTCTAGAAAAGCAAGGTCATAAAGGCTCTATAATGGCTTTGCAGCGTAAGTTAACTCGTCTGACTAATCTTAAATATCTGCGTTCCGTTTGTCCCCACAATTATATTAAACGTATCCTAGAGTCTCTCGACGCGGGTAAACACGTGGTTATCGAATTCGGATCTCAGTCTAATATGTTATCCTATATGTTAGCAACTAACATGATCACGCGTAGGATTCATAAAGCTTATGTCGAAAAAGCTGAAAAATTCCTACAGTCCAAAAAAGTAAGCGATCGCCCTAGACAATTGGTGATTACTATCGAAGAAGCCCACCGCTTTTTAGACTCTAGTATTGTACATCAAACTATCTTCGGGACGATCGCCCGAGAAATGCGCAAATATTTTGTTACCCTGCTAATTGTCGATCAACGCCCTTCAGGTATCGATAATGAAGTCATGTCTCAAGTTGGTACGCGTATAACCTGTTTACTTAACGATGATAAAGACATTGACGCTATCTTTACAGGTGTCTCTGGTGGTCAAAATCTGCGTTCTGTTTTAGCTAAACTAGACTCTAAACAACAAGCCTTAATCTTAGGTCACGCTGTACCTATGCCAGTAGTTGTCAGAACTAGACCCTATGATCAACAATTTTACAGCGAAATTGGCGAAGTAGCATGGCAAGAACTATCTGATCAAGAAGTTTTTGTAGCTGCTCAAAATGCTCTCAATGACTTAGAGTTTTAGTAATTATCTCACCTCTGATTACGGTTATCTCTATAGACTTCACTCAAATCTTAAGTCATTATAGTAATAACAGGTATAGAGAAAAATTTTAGTTAAGTTAGTTATCATTCATTGAACTTTTTTCGAGTTGCCGACGTCTATTAATGTAGATAACATCTACTAAGCAAGAATAAAGTCATGACGACTTCGTTTTTATAGTAACTTGCATATCTATAGAGTTAGTTAGAACTAGGCAAACAACCATCTCAAGAGGAGTCAACAAGAGAGCAATGCCCACTGCCAAAGACACAACAACCACAAATAAACCATTATTCTCGGCAGATATGGTTCGTACTTATCTCCACGAGATTGGTAGAGTACCCTTGCTTACCCCAGAACAAGAGATAAACTATGGGAAGCAAGTGCAAAAAATGATGAGTTTATTAGAAATAAAACAAGAACTCCAGAAAAAACAAGCTAGAGAAATAAGCTTAGAAGAATGGGCAGAAAAAGCCCAAATGGAAGTAAAAGAGCTAGAAAAAGCTCTCGAAAAAGGAGAAAGAGCTAAGCGTAAGATGATTGAAGCCAATCTACGCCTAGTGGTAGCGATCGCCAAGAAATACCAAAAACGAAACATGGAATTTTTAGATCTAATCCAAGAAGGAAGTCTCGGGTTAGAAAGAGGAGTAGAGAAATTTGATCCCACCAAAGGGTTTAAATTTTCCACCTACGCTTACTGGTGGATACGTCAAGCGATTACCAGAGCGATCGCCCAACAAGGTCGTACGATTCGACTACCAATTCATATTACCGAAAAACTCAATAAAATCAAGCGAACTCAACGAGAATTATCACAAAGATTAGGACGCAATCCTACTCCAAGTGAAATCGCCGAGGAATTAGAACTAGAGCCTTCCCAAATTCGGGAATACTTAAGTGTAGCTCGTCAACCCATTTCTCTAGACGTAAGAGTAGGAGACAATCAAGATACCGAACTATCGGAATTATTAGAAGATCAAAGCGCATCTCCAGATCAATTTATCACCCAAGAGTTATTACGCCAAGACTTAAGGGATTTGCTAGACGAACTAACCCCCCAACAAAAAGCCGTAATTAGTTTGCGCTTCGGGTTAGAAGACGGTAAAGAATTATCCTTAGCCAAAATTGGTAAAAAACTCGAACTCAGTCGCGAGAGAGTGCGCCAACTAGAGCATCAAGCCCTAGCTCATCTACGAAAACGTCGTGAGAATATACAAGAATACATAGTAGCTAGTTAGAACTTATGATCCCCGTAGGCTAAAAACGGGGATTCAAATTTTAGCTAAGTCAATCAGAGCGAGCAACATACGTTAAAATCAAGGAAATCCTTGAGCAAGAGTGATCATCAATGTCAGAAAAAATGCCCTTGGAGCAGATACCAATTACAGACGATTTAGACAAATTATTAGAAATATTACCTAATGTAATAGCAGAAAACCTTAAACAACACCCTCAAAAAAATGAACTAGTAGAAGTAGTCATGGACTTAGGAAGACTACCAGAAGCTCGTTTTCCAAGAGGGAGTATCGATCTTAGCAATCAACCCATAACCAAAGAAGACTTAGCACAATCAATAGCCAAAGTAGGTTATTTTAGTGGCGATAATCGAGCAGGAATCGAAAGAACCTTACATCGAATTAGCGCCATGCGCAACCGCAGTGGCGAAATAATCGGTTTAACTTGTCGAATTGGGCGTGCTATTTTCGGGACGATCGCCATGATTCGGGAATTAGTAGAAAGTGAAAAATCAATCCTCTTATTAGGACGTCCTGGAGTAGGTAAAACTACAGCTCTCAGAGAAATAGCCCGAGTCTTAGCCGATGACTTACACAAAAGAGTAGTAATTATCGACACATCCAACGAAATAGCAGGAGATGGAGATATACCCCATCCCGCCATCGGTCGCGCTCGTCGTATGCAGGTATCACGACCAGAACTACAGCATCAAGTCATGATTGAAGCAGTAGAAAACCATACACCAGAAGTAATCATTATCGACGAAATTGGGACAGAATTAGAAGCCCTAGCCGCTCGCACCATCGCTGAAAGAGGAGTACAATTAGTAGGAACAGCTCACGGTAACCGTTTAGAAAATTTAATCAAAAACCCCACCCTATCAGACTTAGTAGGAGGGATTCAAACAGTTACCCTAGGAGATGATGAAGCCCGACGCCGTAACTCACAGAAAACCGTTTTAGAGCGTAAAGCTCCCCCAACCTTCGCGATCGCCATAGAAATGATCGAAAAACAACGCTGGGTAGTACATCAAGACGTAGCCCAAACCGTAGATGCCTTATTAAGAGGTTATTCTATCCCTGTAGAAGTGAGAACAGTTGACTCATTCGGAGAGATCCAAATCAGTCAAGAAACACCGCGGGAACCTACAGAAATCACTCCTGTGCAAACCAACTTAAGAGCAATCCCCCTAAAACCCACAGGGTGGAGAGCATCAGGGCGAATGATACCCCTTCCTAACCAGAATGAGCAAAACTTCGATACTTTGATTGAACAATCCTGGCAACAAAAAGAACCAGAAACAGATAAAATACGTGTACCAGGACCTAGTGGTGAAGATTGGCCCATTTATCTCTATCCCTATGGGATCGCTCGTTCTCAACTAGAGCAAATCATTGATATACTCAACCTACCCATAGTTTTAACTAAAGACTTTGAAAGCGCAGACGCCGTTTTAGCCTTGCGTTCCCAGATTAAAAATAACAATAAACTGCGTCAGATGGCAAAAAGTTTTCAAATACCTATCTATGGGGTTAAATCTAACAGTATTCCTCAAATTAGTTACGGTTTAAAACAACTACTTAATCAAGACGACTCACCAACAGCAGAAACCATAGAGCTGAGTATCCTTGCTCAAGGAGGGAATGACGACGAAATCGAAGCACTAGAAGAAGCTAGATTAGCTGTAGAACAGATTGTAATTCCACGTAAGCAAGCGGTAGAATTACTGCCACGTTCAGCTAAAGTACGTAAAATGCAGCATGAACTAGTAGAACATTACAGGTTACAGTCAGACAGCTTAGGAGAAGAACCTAACCGCCGTTTACGTATTTACCCAGCCTAAACTAAATTAGCAATAATCGCCAAAATTTGATAGCCTAGGCTAATAGCTTTGGGAATGGAAAAAAGACAGTGGATATAATAATAGGTCGGGGTAAAACCGCTAGAAGAGCATATGGAATTGATGAAATCGCCCTCGCCCCGGGGGCGGGTACTCTAGATCCAAGTTTAGCAAATACAACCTGGCAACTAGGCAACATCACTAGAGAAATTCCGATTATCGCTAGCGCTATGGATAGCGTAGTTGACGTGAAAATGGCAGCAAAACTATCCCAATTAGGAGCACTAGGAGTTCTAAACCTAGAAGGGATACAAACTCGTTACACAGATCCCGAACCGATTTTAGAGAAGATCGTTTCTGTGGGTAAAACCGAGTTCGTAGAACTAATGCAGGAACTCTACGCAGAACCAATTAAAGAAGAGTTAATTACACAAAGAATCACAGAAATAAAAGATAATGGCGGTATTGCAGCAGTTAGTTTGACTCCTGCAGGAGCGCAAAAATTTGCCGCAACCATTAAAACAGCAGCACCAGACTTAGTCTTCCTTCAAGCTACCGTAGTCTCAACAGCTCATTTAGCGCCAGATACCTTTATACCTCTAGACTTAACAGAATTCTGTCAGTCAATGCCAATGCCTGTAATCATAGGTAACTGTGTAACCTATGAAGTAGCCCTAAATCTCATGGAAGCAGGAGCAGCAGGAATTTTAGTGGGTATAGGACCAGGTGCAGCTTGTACCTCTAGAGGCGTTCTGGGGATCGGTGTTCCTCAAGCAACGGCGATCGCCGACTGTGCAGCAGCTAGAGATAAATTTGCTCACAATACAGGCAAATACGTACCCATCATCGCCGATGGAGGTATTATCACAGGTGGTGATATCTGTAAATGTATCGCCTGTGGAGCAGATGCAGTGATGATTGGTTCTCCCATCGCTAGAGCTAAAGAAGCACCAGGAAGAGAATATCATTGGGGAATGGCAACACCTAGCCCCGTCTTACCCCGAGGAACTCGCATTAACGTCGGGACAACAGGAACAATCAACGAAATCTTAGTCGGTCCTGCTAGACTAGATGACGGAACTCATAATCTTTTGGGTGCTCTTAAAACCAGTATGGGAACACTAGGGGCTAAAAACCTGAAAGAAATGCAACAAGTAGAAGTAGTTATCGCTCCTTCTCTATTAACCGAAGGTAAAGTCTATCAAAAAGCCCAACAATTGGGTATGGGTAAATAACCTCTAAAACCTATGACCATGCCTTCTCTAGGCATGGTAAAATTTAAATAGTTCTATTTAGTCACATAACTAATGCCAACCGCCAGCGAAAACTCAGAAAATCAAGTTAAACTACCTCGAACAAGTGAATCAGAGTTACTCAAAAAAATTCGCCATACTAGCTCCCACGTCATGGCTATGGCGGTGCAGAAGTTGTTCCCTAAAGCCCAAGTAACCATCGGTCCATGGACAGAAATGGGCTTTTACTACGATTTTGACCTACCCGAACCCCTCACTGAAGCGGATCTCAAAGCCATTAAGAAAGAAATGGTCAAGATCATTAATCAAAAATTACCCGTAATTAGAGAAGAAGTATCTCGCACAGAAGCACAAAAACGGATACAAGACATTAACGAACCCTATAAATTAGAAATCCTCGATAGTATTCAAGAACCAATTACTATCTATCATCTAGGTGATAAGTGGTGGGATTTATGCGCAGGACCACACCTAGAAAATACCAGCGAGTTAAACCCCAAAGCTATAGACTTAGAAAGCGTCGCAGGAGCATATTGGCGCGGTGATTCTACTAAAGCTCAACTACAAAGAGTCTATGGAACAGCTTGGGAAACTAGCGAACAATTAGCAGAATATAAACGTCGTAAAGAAGAAGCGCTCAAACGCGACCACCGTAAATTAGGCAAAGAATTAGGTTTATTTATCTTCGCTGACCCCGTCGGACCTGGACTACCTCTGTGGACTCCTAAAGGGACAATACTGCGATCGCTCCTTGAAGACTTCCTCAAACAAGAACAACTTAAACGCGGTTATCTACCCGTTATTACTCCCCATATCGCTAGAGTGGATCTCTTCAAAACCTCGGGACATTGGCAAAAATATAAAGAAGATATGTTCCCCATGATGGCAGAATCCCCAGAAGAGGCAGAATTAGAGCAGGGTTTTGTCTTAAAACCGATGAATTGTCCCTTTCACATTCAAATCTATAAAAGCGAGTTACGCTCCTATCGCGAGTTACCTATGCGTCTAGCTGAATTTGGGACGGTTTATCGTTATGAACAATCAGGAGAATTAGGAGGATTAACCAGAGTACGCGGTTTTACCGTGGATGACTCCCATTTGTTTGTTAACCCTACTCAATTAGATACCGAGTTTCTCAGTGTGGTAGATTTAATCCTTCACGTCTTTAAGAGTTTACAACTGCGCAACTTCAAGGCTAGACTCAGTTTCCGCGATCCCGAATCAGATAAATATATCGGCTCTGCTGAAGTCTGGTCTAAAGCTGAAAGCGCAATACGTAGAGCAGTGCAAACTCTCGGTATGGACTATTTTGAAGCACCAGGAGAAGCAGCTTTCTATGGTCCAAAACTAGACTTTATCTTCTCTGATGCACTAGAAAGAGAATGGCAACTCGGTACAGTACAGGTAGATTATAATCTACCCGAACGCTTCGATTTAGAATATATCAACGAATCAGGTCACCGAGAACGCCCTGTGATGATTCATCGCGCACCCTTTGGTTCTTTAGAACGCTTAATTGGTATCCTAATTGAAGAATACTCGGGAGATTTTCCTCTGTGGTTAGCCCCAGTACAAATTAGACTCCTTCCTGTTAGTGATGAACACTGGGATTACGTTAACAATATCACTACTAAAATGCTCAGTCTTGGTATCCGCGCTGAAGCTGATACTAGTCGCGAACGTCTCGGTAAACAAATTCGTAACGCCGAAAAACAGAAAATACCCATTATGGCTGTAGTGGGTACACAAGAAGTAGAAAGTAATAGTCTTAATATTCGTACCCGCGCATCGGGAGAATTAGGCGCAATCCCCGTCAATACCCTGATTGAACGTCTCCAAGAAGCGATCGCTACTAAACAATCTTTATGAATTCCCAAATGATGGTCAGATTGTTACAGGAAAAAGGGAGCAAACTTTGCTCCCCTACATATCCTAAAATTAAACCAAACAAGCGGCTAAATCCTCATCAGGAGTAGTGATCGCTTTGAGGTTATATTTCTCACTAAGTAATTTAAACACG
This genomic window from Gloeocapsa sp. DLM2.Bin57 contains:
- a CDS encoding PEP-CTERM sorting domain-containing protein; this translates as MNKKTWLNSLILGCLISASANVAQAATLTATPTPTNDFFSSFTIEFDDANNNGILDSNEISLPLGQPDFSGVTTTSSIFYTQVTEIANITGITQGFSFDVWVFPNPNGIGSSVQQASLWNYEITGDNIIPEPLTILGTGLVAGFLPLLKRQKKS
- a CDS encoding DNA-directed RNA polymerase subunit gamma, with protein sequence MKQRQERRFDYVKIGLASPERIRQWGERTLPNGIVVGEVTTPETINYRTLKPEMDGLFCEKIFGPSKDWECWCGKYKRVRHKGIVCERCGVEVTESRVRRHRMGYIKLAAPVTHVWYLKGIPSYLSILLDMPLRDVEQIVYFNSYVVLDPGNADNLTAKQLLTEDQWQEIEEQIYAEDSTLEGIEVGIGAEAIQQLLAEIDLESEAEKLREEIIDSKGQKKAKLIKRLRVIDNFIATGSLPEWMVLSVIPVIPPDLRPMVQLDGGRFATSDLNDLYRRVINRNNRLARLQEILAPEIIVRNEKRMLQESVDALIDNGRRGRTVVGANNRPLKSLSDIIEGKQGRFRQNLLGKRVDYSGRSVIVVGPKLKIYQCGLPREMAIELFQPFVIHRLIRLNEVNNIKAAKKMIQRNDPKIWTVLEQVITGHPVLLNRAPTLHRLGIQAFEPILVNGRAIQLHPLVCPPFNADFDGDQMAVHVPLSLESQAEARLLMMACHNILSPATGRPIIAPSQDMVLGCYYLTAENPKAVKGEGRYFANLEDGIKAYEQGVLDLHTYIWVRYDDEVQTDKPDNEVLQTETLEDGTVWKHYRLRKVRETADGETIAQYIKTTPGRIIYNKTILDALVF
- a CDS encoding mechanosensitive ion channel family protein; translated protein: MFNRIVSFILTIVITFTLVLSLHNSTQAQILPVNPGNGNNQEKVSSLPWWSLNRSFVCGRFWCSNIYIYNVNNFSPELTLAVPFTRDESTLQAQLEVESRSQLVQKTFSQVLSNLLQSQSRRDLIIPESNWRFWLPNFPKPEHPFTPQVEIGLQNNQTVIFVPTQPELSLTQQDLVTVTDIDARANGKSIEELASVWRNNLRYSMSQRLWGYTFNANYPGIRLVMLLAIAVVAILIICLITYLKSILKNWEKILKKEQDKLTNFLTKNYENLQQKTSELMVYNTPDVLFKKQSKIIQTRNIIQLFLRILFWIQFSILLLSLSLMTIVFADSRFFYRLFLGQAIFLPALWALISLGDKALAMIIQYYLNQWAMIAQKYNPLSNRYTLRVKTYSRALKSATGFLLNFLGLYLTTIFLGIDLSFYASAGAVAVVLAFLSRNLIESMLSGALILWYDSYAVGDIIEIEGNTGVVEDINLYATSLRNLSGELIVIPNRSINILINKTKDWSRVDFTIEINYDADSEKAMAILEQVAEELRQEPQWRERILESPEILGVDGLSHQGIIIRLLIKTAPKEQWNVEREFRLRVKQAFDEANINVGVPQYKIVQNIAKEMGKRE
- a CDS encoding DUF87 domain-containing protein — encoded protein: MEKALGTVIQGSLSQGLEVRLNPDISVEDMRVGKFLVVQGVRSRFFCLLTDVCLGTSNPRINANPPSPNDTLLQQILAGSGTYGTIELSPMLMLTLQDQTDKSFQQKTPTDTSLASFTPHTNTNLQLMPVKTIPSHFSQVYDASEQDFRLVFGWEDDPIHCNFAIGQPLDMDVPVCLDLERFVERSNGVFGKSGTGKSFLTRLLISGIIRKQAAVNLMFDMHSEYGWEAINEGKQFSTVKGLRQLFPGEVEIYTLDPDSTKRRGVKDAQELFLSLDQIEIEDIRLVGYELGISEASLDNANILEAEFGKSWINQLLNMTNEDIQMFCLEKQGHKGSIMALQRKLTRLTNLKYLRSVCPHNYIKRILESLDAGKHVVIEFGSQSNMLSYMLATNMITRRIHKAYVEKAEKFLQSKKVSDRPRQLVITIEEAHRFLDSSIVHQTIFGTIAREMRKYFVTLLIVDQRPSGIDNEVMSQVGTRITCLLNDDKDIDAIFTGVSGGQNLRSVLAKLDSKQQALILGHAVPMPVVVRTRPYDQQFYSEIGEVAWQELSDQEVFVAAQNALNDLEF
- a CDS encoding RNA polymerase sigma factor, RpoD/SigA family codes for the protein MPTAKDTTTTNKPLFSADMVRTYLHEIGRVPLLTPEQEINYGKQVQKMMSLLEIKQELQKKQAREISLEEWAEKAQMEVKELEKALEKGERAKRKMIEANLRLVVAIAKKYQKRNMEFLDLIQEGSLGLERGVEKFDPTKGFKFSTYAYWWIRQAITRAIAQQGRTIRLPIHITEKLNKIKRTQRELSQRLGRNPTPSEIAEELELEPSQIREYLSVARQPISLDVRVGDNQDTELSELLEDQSASPDQFITQELLRQDLRDLLDELTPQQKAVISLRFGLEDGKELSLAKIGKKLELSRERVRQLEHQALAHLRKRRENIQEYIVAS